In a single window of the Methanolobus psychrophilus R15 genome:
- a CDS encoding geranylgeranyl reductase has product MKTEYDVIVVGAGPVGSTAARYAAQHGAKVLMIEDHASIGSPVGCTGLLSKRALEECGVRPTENFVLNKVRGAFVHSMDGTCLTIDGKETKAYVVSRKIFDRTLASMALAAGADIWMSTRAVGLENKGDTQVLSVIRNGVSLQLETKVVIGADGVRSGIARMAGLGQVRKILPGIQIEAPYRSADPDFVELFVGSQAPGFFGWVVPVNEEIARIGLAIDCENSECAMDCLERLLKNNSHVASRYSGGKLDFVVGGIPIGPLSKTYAKGTLIVGDAAGQVKPTSGGGIYTGAACAKIAGEVAAAAALENDTSAGQLAEYDRRWRAKLGRELAIGMKIHDFLGGLEDDEMNDLLASMNKSSILEIITAYGDMDHPSILIKKMLNPANSRHLFGVFRAFAKAVL; this is encoded by the coding sequence ATGAAGACAGAGTATGATGTCATTGTTGTAGGAGCAGGACCTGTGGGTTCCACTGCAGCCAGGTATGCTGCTCAGCATGGAGCGAAAGTGCTGATGATAGAGGATCACGCATCCATCGGATCACCGGTGGGCTGCACAGGACTTCTGAGCAAACGGGCACTGGAGGAGTGTGGGGTAAGACCTACGGAAAACTTTGTGTTGAACAAGGTTCGCGGTGCTTTTGTGCACTCGATGGACGGCACCTGCCTTACCATAGATGGCAAAGAGACAAAGGCCTATGTGGTTTCAAGAAAGATATTTGACCGCACCCTCGCTTCCATGGCACTCGCAGCCGGGGCTGATATATGGATGAGCACCCGGGCAGTTGGCCTGGAAAATAAGGGAGATACCCAGGTCCTGTCAGTAATAAGGAATGGAGTCAGCCTGCAGCTGGAAACGAAAGTTGTCATTGGTGCCGATGGTGTACGCAGTGGCATCGCAAGGATGGCAGGACTTGGGCAGGTGAGAAAAATCCTTCCGGGCATACAGATAGAAGCTCCATACCGGAGCGCTGACCCGGATTTTGTGGAACTGTTCGTCGGCTCGCAGGCCCCTGGTTTCTTTGGATGGGTTGTCCCTGTGAACGAGGAAATAGCCCGCATTGGATTGGCCATAGATTGCGAAAACTCCGAATGTGCCATGGACTGCCTTGAAAGGCTTCTGAAAAATAACAGTCATGTGGCGTCCCGGTATAGTGGAGGCAAGCTTGACTTTGTGGTTGGGGGCATACCTATAGGTCCCTTGAGCAAAACCTATGCTAAAGGAACACTTATCGTAGGCGATGCAGCCGGGCAGGTCAAACCCACATCCGGAGGCGGTATATACACAGGTGCCGCCTGTGCAAAGATAGCTGGAGAGGTGGCAGCAGCAGCAGCGCTTGAGAACGATACATCAGCGGGCCAGCTTGCGGAATACGACCGGAGATGGAGGGCAAAACTGGGAAGGGAACTTGCCATCGGAATGAAGATCCATGATTTCCTGGGTGGGCTCGAAGATGACGAGATGAATGACCTGCTTGCCTCGATGAATAAGTCTTCGATCCTCGAAATTATTACTGCCTACGGGGACATGGACCATCCATCCATACTGATAAAAAAAATGCTGAACCCTGCCAACTCCAGGCATCTTTTCGGAGTATTCAGGGCTTTTGCGAAGGCTGTGCTCTGA
- a CDS encoding isocitrate dehydrogenase (NADP), with amino-acid sequence MAKKAAVINGDGVGPELVDAMLKVAEAANTGVEFIRCDAGATWWEKHGGNSLIPDGTWDTLNEADACYKGPTTTPGVVGAPRSVAVSIRQKYNLYANVRPIKTFLNTPRPLGDVDFVCVREGTEGLYIGEEVRLTDDVAIAIRKITRTSSSKVAKYAFQEAKRRNFDTVVAIHKSNILRRTCGLFLEEVEKAGKENEGIELWEYHIDNIAQQLIKNPQLFNNKVLLSTNLFMDVISEECSALVGSIGLIYSANIGDDYAMFEPAHGSVPKYAGQDKVNPVATVLAGAWMLEYLGEKEQAKAIFNATEKVITEGKYLTYDLGGNAKMSEMTDAIVRYVEAEMK; translated from the coding sequence ATGGCCAAGAAAGCAGCGGTAATTAACGGAGACGGAGTAGGTCCCGAACTGGTCGATGCGATGCTGAAAGTAGCGGAGGCTGCAAATACAGGTGTCGAATTCATTAGGTGTGATGCTGGTGCCACATGGTGGGAAAAGCACGGCGGTAACTCTCTTATTCCGGATGGAACGTGGGATACACTAAATGAGGCTGATGCATGCTACAAAGGTCCGACAACGACTCCGGGAGTGGTCGGAGCGCCAAGGAGTGTAGCAGTTTCCATCAGGCAGAAGTACAATCTCTATGCCAACGTAAGGCCCATAAAGACGTTCCTGAACACCCCCAGACCTCTTGGTGATGTCGACTTTGTATGTGTCAGGGAAGGCACAGAAGGTCTTTACATTGGTGAGGAGGTAAGGCTCACAGACGATGTGGCCATAGCCATCAGGAAGATAACTCGTACATCAAGCTCAAAAGTTGCAAAGTATGCTTTCCAGGAAGCAAAGAGAAGGAACTTTGATACTGTCGTAGCCATCCACAAGAGCAACATCCTCAGGCGCACATGCGGTCTCTTCCTTGAAGAGGTGGAGAAGGCAGGCAAGGAGAATGAGGGTATCGAACTCTGGGAGTATCACATTGATAACATTGCCCAGCAGCTCATAAAGAATCCCCAGTTGTTCAACAACAAGGTCCTGCTCTCGACAAACCTGTTCATGGATGTTATCAGCGAGGAATGCTCGGCACTTGTGGGAAGCATAGGTCTTATCTATTCTGCCAACATCGGCGATGATTATGCAATGTTCGAGCCGGCGCATGGCTCCGTGCCAAAGTACGCAGGCCAGGACAAGGTCAACCCCGTTGCCACTGTTCTTGCAGGTGCATGGATGCTTGAATATCTGGGCGAGAAGGAGCAGGCAAAGGCAATTTTCAACGCCACCGAGAAAGTAATCACAGAAGGCAAGTACCTTACTTACGATCTGGGCGGTAATGCCAAGATGAGCGAGATGACTGACGCCATTGTCAGGTATGTTGAAGCAGAGATGAAGTAA
- a CDS encoding PEBP family protein: MMISSSAFENGGLIPVRYTCDGENVNPSLEIENIPEGTKSLVLLVDDPDSPSGNFTHWLVWNIPPGSQIDENSIPGTTGKNSFGQAIYGGPCPSAGTHRYHFKVFALDKELDLPGVSGIEQVKELMQGHILAQGQMTGKYGRA; this comes from the coding sequence ATGATGATCTCAAGCAGTGCTTTTGAGAACGGTGGGCTGATACCTGTACGCTATACATGTGACGGTGAGAATGTCAATCCTTCTCTTGAAATTGAAAATATACCCGAGGGAACGAAAAGCCTGGTTTTACTGGTGGATGACCCCGATTCTCCTTCAGGCAATTTCACTCACTGGTTGGTATGGAACATACCACCGGGATCGCAGATAGATGAGAACAGCATTCCCGGAACAACAGGAAAGAATAGTTTCGGACAGGCTATATACGGAGGCCCGTGTCCATCTGCAGGGACACACCGATATCATTTTAAAGTATTTGCACTTGATAAGGAACTTGATCTGCCAGGCGTGTCAGGGATAGAGCAGGTCAAGGAGCTAATGCAGGGTCATATCCTCGCACAGGGACAGATGACAGGTAAATATGGCAGAGCTTAA
- a CDS encoding amino acid-binding protein — protein MWSLLLKKFEKHPAQQKVLRLMFERGFQVNNEGKVTSGKIEIAHTQLAKEAGVDRRVVDSTTEVILGDDLLRNIFQNVKSIPLLREVAPLLGLGVIIITPDDAAHTGIIADVSTVIARHKISIRQAVSDDPFFTAEPRLTIITDAKVPGSIVEELLNLDTVKGVSIY, from the coding sequence ATGTGGAGTCTACTGCTCAAAAAGTTCGAAAAACACCCTGCGCAACAGAAGGTCCTCAGACTCATGTTCGAGCGCGGCTTCCAGGTTAACAATGAAGGCAAAGTTACTTCCGGCAAAATAGAGATAGCTCACACCCAGCTCGCAAAAGAGGCAGGGGTTGACAGGCGCGTTGTTGATTCAACCACCGAGGTCATACTGGGTGATGATCTCCTGAGGAATATATTCCAGAATGTAAAATCCATTCCTCTTCTGCGCGAAGTTGCTCCCCTGCTTGGCCTGGGTGTCATCATAATAACACCTGATGATGCAGCTCATACCGGAATAATAGCTGATGTCTCAACAGTTATCGCGCGCCATAAGATAAGCATCAGGCAAGCGGTCTCAGATGATCCCTTTTTTACAGCGGAACCCCGCCTGACAATAATCACCGATGCAAAGGTCCCCGGAAGTATTGTTGAAGAGCTACTGAACCTGGATACTGTAAAAGGTGTGAGCATTTACTGA
- a CDS encoding HxlR family transcriptional regulator — translation MKDCTIYKTVDIIGKKWSLCILLELYKGEQKQKRFNELKTRLQDVTPKTLSLRLKELEEQGFVRKVVDNSSVPIKCEYSLTESGEEFLNIIQNIKKWGLKWKFENDECENSNCKLCQL, via the coding sequence ATGAAAGACTGTACCATATACAAAACAGTTGATATAATCGGGAAAAAATGGTCTCTTTGTATTCTTCTTGAACTGTACAAGGGTGAGCAAAAGCAGAAACGCTTCAATGAGCTCAAAACCCGGCTTCAGGATGTTACTCCCAAAACACTATCTTTAAGGCTGAAAGAACTTGAGGAACAGGGCTTTGTCAGAAAGGTGGTAGATAACTCATCAGTTCCCATCAAGTGCGAGTATTCCCTAACAGAAAGCGGCGAGGAGTTCCTTAATATCATCCAGAACATCAAGAAATGGGGTCTGAAGTGGAAATTCGAGAATGATGAATGTGAGAACTCCAACTGCAAGTTGTGCCAGCTATGA
- a CDS encoding pyruvate carboxyltransferase, translated as MKIYRDYDDLPKIKLPHGQEVSISDSTIRDGAQMPGIVVRSQHKVKIYEYLHRIGIEKLETFVYNERDRKAIKLMQDLGYEFPEITGWARANPADIDMVLEVDGIEETGILMSVSDPHIFDKMGLKSREAAEDKYLNALQYAVDHGLRTRAHIEDMTRADNYNFVFPLVKKIMDIDPDCTIRICDTIGFGVPFEGVDEPYGLPSIIKHLKNELNVKNIETHCHDDFGLAVPNSLAGYWHGANWSNVTFLGIGERAGNAEMEKILLFLMRRIEGFDKYNLECLVEFGKFMEKEIGIRVPRNKSVVGNNVFAHESGIHTAGVIKNPFTYEPFPPEIVGGKRTFLIGDSSGIEVLRYKVQEALNELMNVQIEVQKNDKRLREIQAEIQKLYNDDKRVSCISDEEILAYVKKYFMFNPMVSKEMHRQDEEDNPQESPAGKFSRDPHMHGVD; from the coding sequence ATGAAGATATACAGGGACTACGATGACCTTCCAAAGATAAAACTGCCACATGGGCAGGAAGTCTCTATCAGTGACAGTACAATACGCGATGGTGCCCAGATGCCGGGCATAGTTGTTAGAAGCCAACACAAGGTAAAAATATATGAATATCTGCACAGGATTGGCATTGAAAAGCTGGAAACATTCGTCTATAATGAGAGAGACAGGAAAGCCATAAAACTCATGCAGGACCTGGGATATGAATTCCCGGAAATTACAGGGTGGGCCCGTGCAAATCCTGCAGATATAGACATGGTCCTTGAGGTTGACGGTATTGAGGAAACAGGTATCCTCATGTCTGTATCCGACCCACATATCTTTGACAAGATGGGGCTTAAGAGCCGTGAGGCTGCGGAAGATAAATACCTGAATGCTCTTCAGTATGCTGTTGACCACGGTCTCAGGACCAGGGCGCATATTGAGGACATGACACGTGCCGATAACTATAATTTCGTGTTCCCGCTTGTTAAAAAGATAATGGACATCGACCCCGACTGTACCATACGTATATGTGATACCATTGGATTCGGTGTGCCCTTTGAAGGTGTGGATGAGCCTTACGGCCTGCCATCCATTATAAAGCATCTGAAAAATGAGCTGAATGTAAAGAACATTGAAACTCACTGTCATGATGATTTCGGGCTGGCGGTTCCTAATTCCCTTGCAGGATACTGGCACGGAGCCAACTGGTCCAACGTCACTTTCCTTGGCATCGGGGAAAGGGCAGGCAATGCAGAGATGGAAAAGATCCTGCTCTTTTTGATGAGGCGTATCGAAGGCTTTGATAAGTACAATCTGGAGTGCCTTGTGGAATTTGGCAAGTTCATGGAGAAGGAGATAGGCATCCGCGTCCCCAGAAACAAGTCCGTTGTCGGGAACAATGTGTTCGCCCACGAGTCAGGCATCCATACTGCCGGAGTAATAAAGAATCCTTTCACCTATGAGCCCTTCCCGCCTGAGATTGTAGGAGGGAAGAGGACATTCCTTATAGGCGATTCATCGGGCATCGAGGTTCTCAGGTACAAAGTCCAGGAAGCCCTCAATGAACTGATGAATGTGCAGATAGAAGTACAAAAGAACGATAAGCGCCTCCGGGAAATACAGGCGGAGATCCAGAAACTCTATAACGATGATAAAAGGGTTTCCTGTATTTCCGATGAAGAGATCCTTGCGTACGTCAAAAAATACTTCATGTTCAATCCGATGGTAAGCAAGGAGATGCACCGGCAGGATGAAGAGGATAATCCGCAGGAATCACCGGCAGGCAAGTTCAGCAGGGATCCGCATATGCACGGTGTGGATTGA
- a CDS encoding putative molybdenum cofactor biosynthesis protein, which translates to MKISAPFPITDEHMHIDPRARGLKAVKEFQDAGGTHIFLVMKPSWTLGIKVTKPEDQIAVFEETIDISRQINQTGVTSFPVLGVHPAEISKLLEYMDLERAKETMKGGLDIAAGYVEKGLAVGLKSGRPHYPVPEDVWNASNEVMEHAFSLAADLDCAVQLHTESVEEPELVDITERATKTGIKLHRVVKHYAPPLVSVCEKLGIFPGVLAGKGAIEEALQQGTRFMMETDYIDDPDRPGAVLGPKTIPKRTLKLAEQYGEDMFWKIHKENPEKVYSVDIEI; encoded by the coding sequence ATGAAGATATCAGCCCCGTTCCCGATAACAGACGAACACATGCATATTGATCCCAGAGCCAGGGGACTCAAAGCAGTTAAGGAGTTCCAGGATGCAGGCGGCACACATATCTTCCTTGTTATGAAGCCAAGCTGGACCCTGGGAATAAAAGTCACAAAACCTGAAGACCAGATAGCTGTTTTTGAAGAGACCATCGATATCTCCAGGCAGATAAACCAGACAGGTGTCACGTCTTTCCCTGTGCTTGGAGTACACCCTGCAGAAATAAGCAAACTTCTCGAATACATGGACCTTGAAAGAGCAAAAGAGACCATGAAAGGCGGACTTGACATTGCGGCTGGCTATGTGGAAAAAGGGCTCGCCGTGGGCCTTAAGAGCGGAAGGCCTCATTATCCTGTTCCGGAGGACGTCTGGAACGCATCAAATGAAGTAATGGAACACGCATTCTCCCTTGCAGCCGATCTGGATTGCGCTGTCCAGCTACACACGGAGAGCGTGGAGGAGCCGGAACTTGTTGATATAACGGAGCGAGCCACAAAGACAGGAATAAAACTGCACAGGGTTGTCAAACACTACGCTCCGCCTCTGGTCAGCGTGTGTGAGAAACTCGGGATATTTCCCGGGGTGCTTGCAGGGAAGGGAGCCATTGAAGAAGCCTTGCAGCAGGGAACAAGGTTCATGATGGAAACAGACTACATCGACGACCCGGATAGGCCGGGAGCTGTGCTGGGGCCAAAAACCATCCCGAAAAGGACACTCAAACTTGCAGAGCAGTATGGTGAGGATATGTTCTGGAAGATCCACAAGGAGAACCCTGAAAAGGTCTATAGTGTGGACATAGAGATCTGA
- a CDS encoding phage shock protein C, PspC, with amino-acid sequence MVKQLRRLKHDRMIAGVCSGVGEYLGVDPVAIRLIVAAATLMSFGSGLLVYLIAWVIIPEEG; translated from the coding sequence ATGGTTAAACAGTTAAGAAGGCTTAAACATGACAGGATGATCGCAGGCGTGTGTAGTGGTGTTGGGGAATACCTCGGTGTTGACCCTGTAGCCATAAGGTTGATTGTGGCCGCTGCAACTTTAATGAGTTTTGGTTCAGGCCTGCTGGTCTACCTTATTGCATGGGTGATCATACCTGAAGAAGGATAA
- a CDS encoding nitrite and sulphite reductase 4Fe-4S region: MSKDLLEKGAILQRDKETYAIAPHTPGGIVSAQQLRKIADVAEKYNAATLKVTSSQRIAIVGLKEEDLDNAWKELGIKPGAAIGICVRSIKICPGTTFCKRGQQDAVGLGLKLDELYHGMPLPSKFKMAVSGCANSCSEPAIKDIGVMGTPKGYTVMVGGNAAIKPRLADVIADELSEDEVLKLVDKIISFCKTNGSKHRLGRVIDEMGIDSFKKEIGL, translated from the coding sequence ATGTCAAAAGACCTACTTGAAAAGGGAGCTATCCTGCAAAGAGATAAGGAAACGTATGCTATTGCACCACACACACCTGGTGGAATTGTTTCAGCTCAACAACTTCGTAAGATTGCAGATGTTGCGGAGAAGTATAACGCTGCAACATTGAAGGTAACTTCATCCCAGAGAATTGCGATTGTAGGATTGAAGGAGGAGGATCTCGATAATGCCTGGAAGGAACTTGGAATTAAACCAGGCGCTGCCATAGGTATTTGTGTTAGGAGTATCAAGATCTGCCCGGGTACGACATTCTGTAAGCGCGGACAACAGGACGCTGTCGGCCTCGGACTGAAACTTGATGAATTATATCACGGAATGCCACTTCCATCCAAATTCAAGATGGCTGTTTCCGGATGTGCGAACTCATGCTCGGAACCTGCCATAAAGGATATCGGAGTCATGGGTACCCCTAAGGGATACACTGTCATGGTTGGAGGAAATGCAGCTATCAAACCAAGACTTGCTGATGTCATTGCAGATGAATTGTCAGAGGATGAAGTACTCAAGCTTGTTGACAAGATCATCAGCTTCTGCAAGACCAACGGTTCAAAGCACCGCCTAGGCAGAGTTATCGATGAGATGGGCATTGATAGCTTCAAGAAAGAGATCGGCTTATAA
- a CDS encoding HAD family hydrolase, with product MDNTLFDFVHAKILACTSIVEHLGKGDAHELFNYFRREIHGFENVKNISDYLTDNDCFSQDIFLDCCRIYEEEKVRSVELYPGVENTLLELRSKSILLGLLTDAEMRNARARLEKVGLYSLFDSLFTYDITGWKKPSHKTFVHALDSMGLKPHETLFVGDSLRRDIAPSKQLGMMAAYAVYGDRNPDKDRTPIKEKPDHILNSFSDLLEVVMDGKE from the coding sequence ATGGATAACACTCTTTTTGATTTCGTCCATGCCAAGATTCTTGCCTGTACATCCATTGTGGAGCATCTGGGAAAAGGTGATGCTCATGAGCTATTCAACTATTTCCGCCGGGAGATACACGGATTTGAGAACGTGAAGAACATCAGCGATTACCTGACAGACAACGACTGCTTCTCACAGGACATCTTCCTTGACTGCTGCAGGATATATGAGGAAGAGAAGGTCAGGTCAGTTGAGCTGTACCCAGGTGTGGAGAACACTCTTCTGGAACTTAGATCAAAGAGTATCCTGCTTGGCCTCCTTACAGATGCCGAAATGCGCAATGCAAGAGCAAGGCTGGAAAAAGTTGGGCTTTATTCACTCTTTGACTCTCTCTTCACTTACGACATAACCGGCTGGAAGAAGCCTTCCCACAAGACATTTGTACATGCATTGGACTCAATGGGGTTAAAGCCTCATGAGACACTTTTTGTAGGCGATAGTTTAAGACGCGATATCGCGCCCTCCAAGCAGCTTGGGATGATGGCAGCCTATGCAGTTTATGGGGACAGGAACCCCGATAAGGACAGGACACCCATCAAGGAAAAGCCGGACCATATACTCAACAGCTTCAGCGACCTGCTAGAGGTTGTAATGGATGGGAAGGAATGA
- a CDS encoding formate dehydrogenase family accessory protein FdhD has product MHPVIEEMPLAVNVNGRHALTAMTSPVMLREFVTGFLYTERIIKGIEEIESIRIEGNTADVLTRNPFKILMSHKTVLSGCGGSMSFLDIEKLPQINSKLSISSQDIGAAVKEALDSKLHVMTGGIHVVALYGPGGKIQVIEDIGRHNALDRAIGYALEQGIDLSGTYVICSGRISSEMVRKCLVANIPIIVSRGATTTLATDIAKARGLTVVGFVRGKKMNIYSGGERISDIPANDAAYLAEVTDEGTEENTEDQKV; this is encoded by the coding sequence ATGCACCCAGTCATTGAAGAGATGCCTCTTGCAGTAAACGTTAATGGACGACATGCCCTTACAGCTATGACAAGCCCGGTGATGCTAAGGGAATTTGTGACGGGCTTCCTTTACACCGAACGTATTATCAAAGGCATTGAAGAGATAGAATCCATCAGAATAGAAGGCAACACCGCCGATGTCCTTACCAGGAACCCGTTCAAGATACTCATGTCACACAAAACCGTCCTTAGCGGATGCGGCGGCAGTATGTCGTTCCTGGATATAGAGAAGCTTCCTCAGATAAACTCCAAACTCTCCATTAGTTCGCAGGACATCGGAGCTGCTGTCAAGGAGGCACTTGATTCAAAACTGCATGTCATGACAGGAGGTATTCATGTCGTGGCGCTCTATGGACCTGGCGGAAAGATACAGGTCATTGAGGACATCGGCAGGCATAATGCACTGGACAGGGCTATCGGATACGCACTTGAGCAAGGCATTGACCTTTCAGGCACCTATGTGATATGTTCCGGACGCATATCTTCTGAGATGGTCAGGAAATGCCTGGTAGCAAATATACCCATCATAGTATCAAGAGGAGCCACGACTACGCTTGCTACCGATATTGCAAAAGCGCGCGGACTGACCGTGGTAGGGTTTGTCAGGGGAAAGAAGATGAACATCTACTCAGGCGGGGAGAGAATATCCGATATCCCGGCCAATGATGCTGCATACCTGGCAGAGGTGACGGATGAAGGGACAGAAGAGAACACGGAAGATCAAAAAGTGTAA
- a CDS encoding aminotransferase, class V: MRNTELRKDFPLLNDVIYFDNAATSLIPEPVINIMNEFERMYRANVGRGVHRLTSVASQKYFNAHQKVARFIGADAGTTVLTKNTTEAINMIACGLKWSKGDSVVTTAIEHHSNFLPWMRLRQKGVGMEVLMPQSDGTFDLSDFELAINDNTRLVAVSHASNVLGTILPVKEIATICEEHDTRLLVDGAQSAPHLPVNVMDMGCDYFCFSGNKMLGPTGTGILWMKDNDISPLLVGGGMIESVSIEDYKLAEGYQRHEAGTPHIAGMIGLGGAAEYLEKAGMNDIKKHEEQLTCKLLTGLASMEHVHIYGPENDKERIGVVSFNIEGMHPHEVSHILDEASSIMTRSGEHCCQPLMKYLGLPGGTVRVSLYLYNTGEEIDLLLDTLEELTRRL; the protein is encoded by the coding sequence TTGAGAAACACTGAGCTCAGAAAGGATTTTCCACTCCTTAACGATGTCATCTATTTCGATAATGCAGCTACCAGCCTCATACCTGAACCTGTCATCAATATAATGAATGAGTTTGAGAGGATGTACAGGGCAAATGTGGGGAGGGGAGTGCACAGGCTGACCAGCGTCGCCTCGCAGAAATACTTTAATGCGCACCAGAAGGTAGCTCGTTTCATAGGAGCTGATGCAGGCACTACCGTGCTTACAAAAAACACCACTGAAGCTATCAATATGATAGCATGTGGCCTTAAATGGAGCAAAGGCGACAGTGTCGTGACAACTGCCATAGAGCATCATTCCAATTTTCTTCCATGGATGCGCCTCCGTCAAAAAGGAGTCGGGATGGAAGTGCTTATGCCACAATCCGACGGCACGTTCGACCTTTCGGACTTTGAGCTTGCAATTAATGACAATACGCGCCTTGTAGCCGTTTCCCATGCATCCAATGTACTTGGCACTATCCTGCCGGTGAAGGAAATTGCTACCATATGTGAAGAACATGACACCAGATTACTCGTCGACGGCGCTCAGTCAGCACCGCACCTGCCGGTTAACGTCATGGACATGGGCTGCGATTATTTCTGCTTTTCAGGAAACAAGATGCTCGGTCCCACAGGTACAGGGATACTCTGGATGAAGGATAACGACATCAGCCCTCTTCTTGTAGGAGGTGGGATGATAGAAAGCGTCTCAATTGAGGACTATAAACTTGCAGAAGGCTACCAGCGCCATGAAGCTGGAACACCGCACATAGCAGGGATGATAGGCCTCGGAGGTGCTGCGGAATATCTGGAGAAGGCAGGCATGAATGACATAAAAAAACATGAGGAGCAACTTACCTGCAAGCTCCTCACGGGGCTTGCTTCAATGGAACATGTACACATCTACGGACCTGAAAATGATAAGGAAAGAATAGGCGTCGTCTCTTTTAATATAGAAGGCATGCATCCCCATGAAGTATCTCACATACTTGACGAAGCCTCTTCGATCATGACCCGATCAGGAGAACACTGCTGTCAGCCGCTGATGAAGTATCTGGGGCTTCCCGGCGGGACCGTCCGGGTGAGTCTATACCTGTACAATACCGGAGAAGAAATCGACCTGTTACTGGATACCCTTGAGGAGCTTACACGGAGGTTGTAA